CCAGGTACAGCTCGGGCTGGTTCAGGCCGAACTGGACGTGGTTGTCCCACATTCTCCGGATGTCCTCAAGGGGCTGTCCGGAGGGGGCGAAATCCCTTTCGCCCGCGACATATTCCTCAAACCCTGCGGCGACGACGGCGTCGAACAGACCTTCCTTGTCACCGAAGTGGTGGTAGAGGGTGGGAGCCGAAACCCCTGCCAGCTGGGTGATCTGGCGGGTGGAGACCGGAGCTCCGGCCGAATTTGCCAGCAGTTCCGCGGCAGCACGGAGCAGCCGCATTTTGGGGGGAAGCTGGCCATCCAAACTCATAACCGCTACCCTAGCACCTATAGCGTTGCTATATGAACTGAATCACATACAATTTTTTCAGGCACGTTTCCCGCCCCTGGACGTAGCAGTCCTCCGGCGGACCCGGCACGGCGCCGGAGAACTTGGCGGGCCTGTCTACCGGCAGAGAATGAGGACCTTCAGTGCAGAACTTCCCAGGAGTAGGCGTCAGCCCAGGCCGCGTCATCGGCACCATCCGGCAGATGCCCAAACCCATCAGTGAGCCTCCCGCCGGTGAACAGCTGGCTCCGGACACCACTGCCGAGGAAGCCACCGCAGCGCTGAAGGCAGCTTCCCAGGCGGTGCACGACGAGCTGAAGGAGCGCGCCGCGCACGCCATCGGCGACGGCAAGGCTGTCCTGGAGGCCACTGCACTGATGGCCAAGGACACCATGCTGATCAAGGGGGCGGCCAAGCTGGTGGCCCGGGGTGTTTCTGCCGAACGCGCCATCTGGGAATCCGGCTCCTCTGTGTCCGAGATGCTGCACAACCTGGGCGGCTACATGGCAGAACGCGCCACCGATGTCCTGGACGTCCGTGCCCGGATTGTCGCCGCGCTGCGGGGCGTGCCCGCGCCCGGCATCCCCGCCTCCAACACCCCGTTCGTGCTGGTGGCAGAGGACCTTGCCCCCGCGGACACGGCAACCCTTGACCCGAACAAGGTCCTGGCGCTGGTCACCGCAGGCGGCGGCCCCCAGTCCCACACTGCCATCATCGCCCGCTCCCTCGGCCTGCCCGCCGTGGTTGCCGCGGTGGGCGTCGACGAACTGCCGGACGGCACCGAGGTGTACGTGGACGGCGCCGGCGGCAGCATCACCGCTGAACCTGACGAGACCCTCCGTGCAACGGCGGAAGCGTGGGCAGCCACGGCGTCGCTGCTGGCTGAGTTCACCGGCACGGGCACGACGGCGGATGGCCACCAGGTGCCGCTGCTCGCCAACGTGGGTGGCGGCAAGGACGCCGAAGCCGCCGCCAAGCTCGGAGCCCAGGGCGTAGGCCTCTTCCGCACCGAGTTCTGCTTCCTGGAACGGGACACCGAACCTTCCGTTGAGGAGCAGGCGGCTGCCTACAAGAGCGTCTTCGATGCCTTCCCCGGCAAGAAGGTGGTGCTGCGCACGCTCGATGCGGGCGCGGACAAGCCCCTGCCCTTCCTGACCGATTCCACGGAGCCCAACCCGGCCCTTGGTGTCCGCGGCTACCGCACCGACTTCACCACCCCCGGCGTCCTGGACCGGCAGCTCGAGGCCATCGCCCTGGCCCAGCAGCAGTCCCAGGCTGACGTCTGGGTAATGGCACCCATGATCTCCACCGCGGAGGAAGCCTCGCGCTTCGCTTCGATGTGCGCGGACGCCGGCATCAAAACCCCCGGCGTCATGGTGGAGGTTCCTTCCGCGGCCCTGACCGCCGAGGCCATCCTGCGCGAAGTCAGCTTCGCCAGCCTTGGCACCAACGACCTCACGCAGTACGCCATGGCTGCCGACCGCCAACTCGGCCCACTGGCCAACCTGAACACCCCGTGGCAGCCCGCGGTCCTGCGCCTCGTTGGACTGACCGTCGAAGGGTCCCGCGCGGAGGGCCACGACAAGCCCGTGGGCGTCTGTGGTGAGGCTGCCGCCGATCCCGCCCTCGCCGTCGTCCTCACCGGCCTTGGCGTCAGCACCCTGTCCATGACGGCGCGGTCCCTTGCCGCGGTGGCAGCGGTCCTGAAGACCGTAACCCTGTCCGAAGCCCAGGAGCTGGCCAAGCTGGCCCTGTCCGCGCCGAGCGCCACCGAAGCCCGCGCCTGGGTGCGGGAAAAGCTCCCGGTCCTGGAGGAACTGGGGCTCTGACGCCTGCGGGCACGCCGGCCACACCCGGGATAGGCTACGTCCATGGCACTGATAGCCCCCCGCGTCACGGCCGGCCTGCCCGCCGGCGAGGCCCGCAGCCTGACGCGCGCCCTCGAGGACAGCAATGACATCACCGTGTTCGTGGACGGCACGGTCCACCGGCTGCCCGGACAGGCGAGGGACGCCGTCGTGGATCTCCTCGCCAGGCTGGGACGCGGCGAAACGGTGACCGTGAGCAGCGTGGAGGAGATGCTGACCACCTCGCAGGCGGCCGAACTGGCCGGGATTTCGCACACCTACCTCCGCAACATGACGGACCGCGGCGAGATCCCGGTGGAGTACCGCGGATCGCACCGCCGGATCCGGACGGCCGACATCATGACGTGGCTGGAGAAGCAGAAGCTTGCGGAGCAAAAGCGCAAGCACGAAAAGGACGCCGGCGGGCACGCCGGCACGGCCGGGTAGTGCGGCCCCGCATGGCGTGGCCGCGGCGACGGAAAGACGTTGCACTTCGCTCCGCCGACGTGGAAGCAAACGGTTTACGGGGCCGCATCTTCTGGGCTGACGGGACGCCCCCTCCCCGGCCGGACGCTGCCGGAGCCCCCGCAGGGCCCGCCTATGTCCTCATTCACGGCATCGGCGTCTCCCACCGCTACCTTCGGCGCCTCCACGGCGAACTCGCCGCCGTTGCCCCAACTTATTCGCTGGACCTGCCGGGCTTCGCCGGGACGCCCAGGCCGGAGCGGCAGCTGTCCGTTGCCGACCATGGCGCCTTCATCGCCCAGGCCCTGAAGGCAAGCGGCATTGGTTCCTACATCCTGGTGGGACATTCCATGGGCGTGCAGTTCGCCATCGAAGCCGCCCTCTACGCCCCGGGGCAGGCACACCGGCTGGTGCTCATGGGGCCGGTGGTGGACTCCCGGTACCGAAGCGTGCGGCGGCAGGGGCTGGCGCTTTTCCTGGACGCCCTCCTCCGCGAAAACGCGTCCTCCAACTGGCTCGTCTTCTCGGACTACTTCCGCTGCGGGCCGCGCTGGTACTTCACCGAGCTCCCCGTGATGATGGCCTACCCCACGGAACGGCGGCTGGCCGGAATCAATGTGCCCGTCCTGGTGCTGCGCGGTAACCACGACCAGGTGGCAGGCGCCGACTGGTCGCTCCGGCTTTCCGAGGTGGTGCCGGAGGGAAGCTTCGTGGAGATTCCCCGGGCGGGCCACGTGGTCCAGCACGTGCGCCCGCGGCAGGTGGCGGCGGCCATCAAATCCTGGGCCGCGCCGCCCACCGCCGCATCTTGAGGGCGGCGTGCAGTTCCAGCCGGGGCATTCCCTTCAGCGGATCCACCCCCAGCAGCTGCCGGATCCGCCCCAGCCTGTTGTAGATGCTGCTGCGGTGCAGGTGGAGCTTGGTCGCTACATCCTGGACTGAGCCGTCATTGTCGTAGAGCAGCTCCAGGACGGGAATGAGCTCGCCGTTGCGGTCGTGGTCCTCGAGCATCCGGAAGTACACCGAGCCCGAGTCGGCCCAGGCCCCCACCCCTCCCCCGGCGGACGCGAGCAACTGGTACACGCCGGTGGCCCTGCAGTCCACCAGCTCGCCCAGCTGGGGATCCACCGCGGCGGCCTGGGCCGCCATCCGTGACTGCCTGTATGCCTCGGAGAGCTGGCGGGTCTTGGCGAAGCCTTCGCTGATCCCCAGGATGATCCGGTGCACCGGGCGGCCGGAGCGCTTGGCCAGCTCCAGCTGGTAGTGCACCAGGACCTGGGCATGGTTGGCCCGGCCGGTCGATTCGCGGAACAGCACCACCGAATGCGTCTCCGTGCCGGCACTGAAGAGGGCGGCATCCACCCCCACCGTGGCCTGGAGCGCGGTGGACCGGTGGATCAGGGTGGAAGCGATGGGGTCCGGGCCGCTGGCCCAGCCGTCCGCGTCCAGCACCGTGACCATCTGCCAGGGACCCCTGCCCTGGACTTCCTTCCACCCGGCCACAGCTGCCACGGCATTGGGTTCTCCGGCACAGGCGGCCAGGAATTCCCGCTCACGGCCCCGCCGGAATTCCGATTCGGCCGTGTTCGAGTCGAGCAGGAGCCCGGACAGCAGCTCCAGCTCGTGGTTGACGCCGGGCAGTTGGGTGAGGATCGCCGTCGGGCTTTCCTCCGCTGAATCCTGCTGCACCCAGAGGTAACCCACCCGGAAGCCGCGCACCATCAGCGGGACGCACACCCGGCCCAGCATGCCC
This region of Arthrobacter sp. DNA4 genomic DNA includes:
- the ptsP gene encoding phosphoenolpyruvate--protein phosphotransferase, with protein sequence MQNFPGVGVSPGRVIGTIRQMPKPISEPPAGEQLAPDTTAEEATAALKAASQAVHDELKERAAHAIGDGKAVLEATALMAKDTMLIKGAAKLVARGVSAERAIWESGSSVSEMLHNLGGYMAERATDVLDVRARIVAALRGVPAPGIPASNTPFVLVAEDLAPADTATLDPNKVLALVTAGGGPQSHTAIIARSLGLPAVVAAVGVDELPDGTEVYVDGAGGSITAEPDETLRATAEAWAATASLLAEFTGTGTTADGHQVPLLANVGGGKDAEAAAKLGAQGVGLFRTEFCFLERDTEPSVEEQAAAYKSVFDAFPGKKVVLRTLDAGADKPLPFLTDSTEPNPALGVRGYRTDFTTPGVLDRQLEAIALAQQQSQADVWVMAPMISTAEEASRFASMCADAGIKTPGVMVEVPSAALTAEAILREVSFASLGTNDLTQYAMAADRQLGPLANLNTPWQPAVLRLVGLTVEGSRAEGHDKPVGVCGEAAADPALAVVLTGLGVSTLSMTARSLAAVAAVLKTVTLSEAQELAKLALSAPSATEARAWVREKLPVLEELGL
- a CDS encoding helix-turn-helix domain-containing protein — encoded protein: MALIAPRVTAGLPAGEARSLTRALEDSNDITVFVDGTVHRLPGQARDAVVDLLARLGRGETVTVSSVEEMLTTSQAAELAGISHTYLRNMTDRGEIPVEYRGSHRRIRTADIMTWLEKQKLAEQKRKHEKDAGGHAGTAG
- a CDS encoding alpha/beta fold hydrolase — encoded protein: MAWPRRRKDVALRSADVEANGLRGRIFWADGTPPPRPDAAGAPAGPAYVLIHGIGVSHRYLRRLHGELAAVAPTYSLDLPGFAGTPRPERQLSVADHGAFIAQALKASGIGSYILVGHSMGVQFAIEAALYAPGQAHRLVLMGPVVDSRYRSVRRQGLALFLDALLRENASSNWLVFSDYFRCGPRWYFTELPVMMAYPTERRLAGINVPVLVLRGNHDQVAGADWSLRLSEVVPEGSFVEIPRAGHVVQHVRPRQVAAAIKSWAAPPTAAS